Proteins encoded together in one Kitasatospora albolonga window:
- a CDS encoding YbjN domain-containing protein, whose translation MADVPEETAAAQVIEATLNDAGLAWESPAPGNYVVTLPGTRKLSTTCSLIVGKHSLSLNAFVVRHPDENDAEVHRWLLERNLRLFGVSYAIDSLGDIYLVGKLPLSVVTPEELDRLLGTVLEAADDSFNTLLELGFASSIRKEYAWRVSRGESTRNLDAFSHLIERSPGG comes from the coding sequence ATGGCTGACGTACCCGAGGAAACAGCAGCGGCCCAGGTCATCGAGGCGACGCTGAACGATGCCGGGCTCGCCTGGGAGAGTCCCGCGCCCGGCAACTACGTCGTGACGCTGCCGGGCACGCGCAAGCTCTCGACGACCTGTTCGCTGATCGTCGGCAAGCACTCCCTCTCCCTCAACGCCTTCGTCGTCCGCCACCCGGACGAGAACGACGCCGAGGTCCACCGCTGGCTCCTGGAGCGCAACCTCCGCCTCTTCGGGGTGAGTTACGCGATCGACTCCCTCGGCGACATCTACCTGGTCGGCAAGCTGCCGCTCTCCGTGGTCACCCCCGAGGAGCTGGACCGGCTGCTCGGCACGGTCCTGGAGGCGGCCGACGACTCGTTCAACACCCTCCTCGAACTGGGCTTCGCGAGCTCGATCCGCAAGGAGTACGCGTGGCGGGTGTCGCGCGGCGAGTCCACGCGCAACCTCGACGCGTTCAGCCACCTGATCGAGCGCTCGCCCGGCGGCTGA
- a CDS encoding phosphoglyceromutase: MADAPYKLILLRHGESEWNAKNLFTGWVDVNLTEKGEKEAVRGGELLKDAGLLPDVLHTSLQRRAIRTAQLALESADRLWIPVRRSWRLNERHYGALQGKDKAQTLAEFGEEQFMLWRRSYDTPPPPLARDDEYSQFDDARYADLPPELRPDTECLKDVVVRMLPYWFDSIVPDLLTGRTVLVAAHGNSLRGLVKHLDGISDEDISGLNIPTGIPLSYELDADFKPLNPGGTYLDPDAAKAAIEAVKNQGKKK, translated from the coding sequence ATGGCCGACGCACCGTACAAGCTGATCCTCCTCCGCCACGGCGAGAGCGAATGGAACGCGAAGAACCTGTTCACCGGTTGGGTGGACGTCAACCTCACCGAGAAGGGCGAGAAGGAGGCAGTCCGGGGCGGTGAGCTGCTCAAGGACGCCGGTCTGCTCCCCGATGTCCTGCACACCTCCCTCCAGCGCCGCGCGATCCGCACCGCGCAGCTGGCCCTGGAGTCCGCCGACCGCCTCTGGATTCCGGTCCGCCGCTCCTGGCGTCTGAACGAGCGCCACTACGGCGCCCTCCAGGGCAAGGACAAGGCCCAGACGCTCGCCGAGTTCGGCGAGGAGCAGTTCATGCTCTGGCGCCGCTCGTACGACACCCCGCCGCCGCCGCTGGCCCGCGACGACGAGTACAGCCAGTTCGACGACGCGCGCTACGCGGACCTCCCGCCGGAGCTGCGCCCGGACACGGAGTGCCTGAAGGACGTCGTCGTCCGGATGCTCCCGTACTGGTTCGACAGCATCGTCCCGGACCTCCTCACCGGCCGCACGGTCCTGGTGGCGGCCCACGGCAACAGCCTCCGGGGCCTGGTGAAGCACCTGGACGGCATCTCCGACGAGGACATCTCGGGCCTCAACATCCCGACCGGCATCCCGCTCTCCTACGAGCTCGACGCCGACTTCAAGCCGCTGAACCCGGGCGGCACGTACCTCGACCCGGACGCGGCGAAGGCGGCCATCGAGGCCGTGAAGAACCAGGGCAAGAAGAAGTAG
- a CDS encoding MFS transporter: MSVAGLRTAVRETVSGLPREFWWLWLSTLVNRLGGFVATFMALYLTLERGYSASYAGLVVALHGLGGVVSSLGAGVMTDRLGRRPTMLIAQLSMAVSVAVLGFMEHPVAIAAVALFVGMASNASRPAVQAMMADIVPPKDRVRAFSLNYWAINLGFAVSAAGAGFIAEYSYLAGFLVEAVMVLACAVVVFLKVPESRPEQAPVKRVGGKRGKDEVRLTTVLRDGRFMGVVGLSFLVALIFQQGYVGLPVAMGADGFSSSDFGTALAVNGVLIVALQIPVTRFIQHRDPRRLLIISSLVAGYGFGLTAFAGSVAVYALTVCVWTLAEIVNAPTQTGLVVQLSPAQGRGRYQGVYTMSWSVAALVAPLMSGFVIDRYGAAWLWGACAVIGTVAGLGYWLLMRDLPREEVLGEEPVIEPAPVPAQARPDQAEPDPAAAMERAADPGPVRTTP, from the coding sequence ATGTCCGTCGCCGGTCTCAGAACAGCCGTCCGCGAGACCGTCTCCGGGCTGCCCCGGGAGTTCTGGTGGCTCTGGCTGAGCACACTGGTCAACCGGCTCGGGGGCTTCGTCGCCACCTTCATGGCCCTGTACCTGACCCTGGAGCGGGGCTACTCCGCCTCGTACGCCGGTCTCGTCGTCGCCCTCCACGGGCTCGGCGGGGTCGTCTCCTCGCTCGGCGCCGGAGTGATGACCGACCGGCTCGGGCGGCGGCCCACCATGCTGATCGCGCAGCTGTCGATGGCCGTCTCCGTGGCGGTGCTCGGGTTCATGGAGCACCCCGTCGCCATCGCCGCCGTCGCGCTCTTCGTCGGTATGGCGAGCAACGCCTCGCGCCCCGCCGTCCAGGCGATGATGGCGGACATCGTGCCCCCCAAGGACCGGGTGCGGGCCTTCTCGCTCAACTACTGGGCCATCAACCTCGGGTTCGCCGTCTCCGCCGCCGGGGCCGGGTTCATCGCCGAGTACAGCTATCTGGCCGGCTTCCTCGTCGAGGCCGTGATGGTCCTCGCGTGCGCCGTCGTCGTCTTCCTGAAGGTGCCGGAGTCGCGGCCGGAGCAGGCGCCCGTGAAGCGTGTCGGCGGCAAGCGGGGCAAGGACGAGGTGCGGCTCACCACCGTCCTGCGCGACGGGCGCTTCATGGGGGTCGTGGGGCTGTCGTTCCTGGTGGCACTGATCTTCCAGCAGGGGTACGTGGGGCTGCCGGTGGCGATGGGGGCGGACGGGTTCTCCAGCTCCGACTTCGGCACCGCCCTCGCCGTCAACGGCGTGCTGATCGTGGCCCTCCAGATCCCCGTCACCCGTTTCATCCAGCACCGCGACCCGCGTCGGCTGCTGATCATCTCCTCGCTGGTCGCCGGGTACGGCTTCGGGCTGACCGCCTTCGCCGGGTCCGTCGCCGTGTACGCCCTGACGGTGTGCGTCTGGACCCTCGCCGAGATCGTCAACGCGCCCACCCAGACGGGCCTGGTCGTCCAGCTGTCACCGGCTCAGGGCCGGGGCCGCTACCAGGGCGTGTACACGATGTCCTGGTCCGTCGCCGCCCTCGTCGCGCCCCTCATGTCCGGTTTCGTGATCGACCGTTACGGCGCCGCCTGGCTCTGGGGCGCCTGCGCGGTGATCGGTACGGTCGCCGGGCTCGGCTACTGGCTGCTCATGCGCGACCTGCCCCGCGAGGAGGTCCTCGGCGAGGAGCCCGTGATCGAGCCCGCCCCCGTACCCGCCCAGGCCCGGCCGGACCAGGCCGAGCCCGACCCGGCGGCCGCCATGGAGCGCGCGGCCGACCCCGGCCCCGTGAGGACGACCCCGTAA
- a CDS encoding phosphate transport system regulatory protein PhoU: MRDAYHEELDSIGEGLVEMARLVGSAIGRATTSMLDADLKLAESVIAGDQKVDDLQHDLEARAIALLARQQPVATDLRIVVTSLRMSADLERSGDLAQHVAKLARLRFPQSAVPNDLHATILEMGQLAQRLMAKAAEVIITKDVDLALQLEQDDDEMDLLHRTLFQHLMDDRWKHGIETAVDVTLLGRYYERFADHAVSVAKRVVYLVTGEHADEIQAATPVEGA, translated from the coding sequence ATGCGCGACGCTTACCACGAGGAACTCGACTCGATCGGAGAGGGCCTGGTCGAGATGGCCCGGCTGGTCGGTTCGGCGATCGGCCGGGCGACCACGTCCATGCTCGACGCCGACCTGAAGCTCGCGGAGAGCGTGATCGCCGGCGACCAGAAGGTGGACGACCTCCAGCACGACCTGGAGGCGCGCGCGATCGCCCTCCTCGCCCGTCAGCAGCCCGTGGCGACCGATCTGCGGATCGTGGTGACCTCGCTGCGGATGAGCGCCGACCTGGAGCGCTCCGGCGACCTCGCCCAGCACGTGGCGAAGCTGGCCCGGCTGCGCTTCCCGCAGTCGGCGGTCCCCAACGACCTGCACGCCACGATCCTGGAGATGGGCCAGCTCGCCCAGCGGCTGATGGCCAAGGCCGCCGAGGTCATCATCACCAAGGACGTCGACCTGGCGCTCCAGCTGGAGCAGGACGACGACGAGATGGACCTGCTGCACCGCACACTCTTCCAGCACCTGATGGACGACCGCTGGAAGCACGGCATCGAGACGGCCGTCGACGTGACGCTGCTGGGCCGCTACTACGAGCGTTTCGCGGACCACGCGGTGTCGGTGGCGAAGCGCGTCGTCTACTTGGTGACGGGTGAGCACGCGGACGAGATCCAGGCGGCGACGCCGGTGGAGGGCGCGTAG